One region of Camelina sativa cultivar DH55 chromosome 6, Cs, whole genome shotgun sequence genomic DNA includes:
- the LOC104699090 gene encoding putative F-box protein At3g52320 — protein sequence MPGLGGYFMNALRGLFCVRLGRCVRICNLTTKQLLSTVWKGGKGDDIMRSEHQMLVLGPGAYWRNTYNISTHPHRPYSQGIFINSVLYYGAWIYKNTCVVMSFDFAYEEFDLIELPVEAGIVWHKYNATLINYGGKLAVLEYSKLSSNASVDLWVMESAEDMKWSNKNMVLPLSQMNFLHGDKLEIQCMSRCGENRLLKTERIWTRTKPSVIYDLEKNKITRRLDVKTLQENSQFSRDKFVGKCF from the exons ATGCCAGGACTAGGAGGCTATTTCATGAATGCTCTTCGTGGCTTGTTCTGTGTTAGGCTTGGAAGATGTGTGCGAATCTGTAACCTCACCACCAAGCAGC TGCTTAGCACAGTTTGGAAGGGGGGCAAGGGAGATGACATAATGAGATCCGAGCATCAGATGTTGGTACTTGGTCCTGGAGCTTATTGGAGAAACACTTATAACATCAGTACTCATCCTCATCGTCCTTATTCACAAGGTATCTTCATCAACAGTGTGTTGTATTATGGAGCTTGGATTTACAAGAACACATGTGTGGTTATGAGTTTTGACTTTGCTTATGAAGAGTTTGATTTGATTGAGTTACCTGTTGAGGCTGGCATTGTGTGGCACAAATATAATGCGACCCTCATAAACTACGGAGGCAAATTAGCTGTTTTAGAATACTCCAAGCTTTCATCTAATGCGAGTGTGGACCTGTGGGTTATGGAGAGTGCAGAGGATATGAAGTGGTCAAACAAGAATATGGTCTTACCTCTTTCACAAATGAATTTTTTACATGGCGATAAGTTGGAGATACAATGCATGAGTCGATGCGGTGAGAATAGGCTACTAAAGACAGAGAGGATATGGACTCGAACAAAACCCTCTGTCATATATGATttggagaagaacaaaataacAAGACGCCTTGACGTaaaaacactacaagaaaacagccaaTTTTCGAGGGACAAATTCGTTGGTAAATGTTTCTGA